One Ricinus communis isolate WT05 ecotype wild-type chromosome 7, ASM1957865v1, whole genome shotgun sequence genomic region harbors:
- the LOC8265578 gene encoding tRNase Z TRZ2, chloroplastic, translating into MQTSLPISHSKFPSIFPFNHPISHKPTTTRTTTEHQYPFQTHIKKPIGPTSLKSTGYLSAIGRVIEEEEEYRKARAAVIRKGIDLEGYSIEGLSIGGQETCLIIPEFKCAFDIGRCPSRAIHQNFVFITHAHLDHIGGLPMYVASRGLYNLKPPTVFVPPCIKEDVEKLFDIHRSMGQVELNLELVALDVGETYELRNNVVVRPFRTQHVIPSQGYVIYSVRKKLKKQYTHLKGKQIEKLKKSGVEITDIMLSPEVAFTGDTTAEYMLDPHNADALRAKVLITEATFLDEGFSIEHARQHGHTHLLEIIENAEWIRNKSVLLTHFSSRYTVEDIRQAVLKLQSKVSAKVVPLTEGFKSTYS; encoded by the exons ATGCAGACTTCATTACCCATTTCACACTCTAAATTCCCGTCAATTTTCCCATTTAACCACCCCATTTCTCATAAACCAACAACCACAAGAACAACAACAGAACATCAATATCCCTTCCAAACCCATATCAAAAAACCCATAGGCCCAACTTCCCTCAAATCCACAGGCTATCTATCAGCAATTGGCCGTGTAattgaggaagaagaagagtacAGAAAGGCCCGTGCTGCAGTTATCCGTAAAGGTATCGACTTGGAAGGTTACTCAATTGAAGGACTGTCAATTGGTGGCCAAGAAACCTGTTTAATTATACCTGAATTCAAGTGTGCTTTCGATATTGGTAGATGTCCGTCAAGAGCTATTCATCAGAATTTTGTGTTTATTACTCATGCCCATCTTGATCACATT GGTGGATTACCTATGTATGTGGCTAGCCGTGGTTTGTACAACTTAAAGCCTCCAACAGTATTTGTGCCTCCTTGCATTAAAGAGGATGTAGAGAAGTTGTTTGATATTCATAGGTCAATGGGGCAAGTGGAATTGAATCTTGAGTTAGTTGCACTGGATGTGG GTGAGACTTACGAATTGCGGAATAATGTTGTGGTTAGACCATTTAGAACACAGCATGTTATACCTAGTCAG GGTTATGTCATCTATTCTGTTAGAAAGAAGTTGAAGAAACAGTATACACATCTCAAAGGGAAACAGATTGAGAAATTGAAGAAGTCTGGTGTTGAG ATTACAGACATAATGTTGTCCCCAGAGGTGGCCTTTACTGGAGATACCACTGCAGAGTACATGCTTGATCCACATAATGCAGATGCATTGAGAGCAAAAGTTCTCATAACTGAg GCAACTTTTCTAGATGAAGGTTTTAGCATTGAACATGCCCGTCAACATGGTCATACTCATTTGCTTGAG ATAATTGAAAATGCTGAATGGATTCGGAATAAATCTGTCCTTTTGACTCATTTCTCGTCTCGCTACACTGTAGAG GACATTCGTCAAGCTGTACTCAAATTGCAGTCTAAGGTATCAGCAAAAGTTGTCCCTCTAACAGAAGGTTTCAAATCAACGTACTCTTAA